A stretch of DNA from Cannabis sativa cultivar Pink pepper isolate KNU-18-1 chromosome X, ASM2916894v1, whole genome shotgun sequence:
GCCTCTCTCTTCGTTTTCCTCAagctgaaataaaaaaaaaaaaaaaaaaaaagcattaaTGGAAAATCCTGGCACACCCATGTGCAGTACTTTATTAAAAATCCTGGCACACTTTTTTGGGTTCTGCACCTAGCAGTAGGAAaattaatggaaaaataaagagAATTGTTGTTTTTGGGTTGAAGATGTGGGAAATAGAGAAGACCTTTTTATGAGAGACTAATGACAGAGTTCATAGATGGACTTTCcaaagcttttttttttattttcttttctgaaCAAGAGAAAGAAacgagagagaaaaaaaaaaaaaaatccccacAACTCTCTATCTCCACTGAGGGGCAAAACTGCCACTGCCAATAATGCTTGGGTCCTTGTAAACCAGACAACTCTAGCTTTGATTTGCTCTCTTTTTTCtatatctctctctatttctttCTCACCAACTGAACAACCCAGATAATCCAGGAcagaacagaaaaaaaaaaaaaaaaaaaaaagcatatggttcgatggtcggaccacatggtccgatgggttgtggtccgaccatcggaccttatgctttttttttttttttttttttttttcttttcggtTTGAGGACCAAGAGAGATACattggtccgatgggtccgattggtcggaacccatcggaccatgtggtccgaccatcggaccatgtgcagtgtttttttttctttttttgttcggtccgagagagagacaaagtagatagagggggtatttttggggttttgaaaaaaatgtcatattttttatagtgtaaaatgtattggtttaaaaaaaaaattttaaaaacttttaagtatagaaaatcaaatttccctatcaAAAATAACATGCATGCTTTTGTAATTACAAGAATCATTAAAGGCCACCACTTACCCAACGCTACTATATATATGacgattatattattattaatataatttaatattgaatctcacatattttaatttaatatttattatataaaaaaattactaactacTCATAAAACACTACAATAGTGTCAGCTATAATAAGTTAATAACAATATGCTCCATTCTTACACAAATTAGAAATTTAGGAAGCTGTCTTTTCACCGCACTTAATTTGTTGCATCTTATTATATCGAGTAAGTTCCAAGTAATAATGACAATTTCCACTTCTTTTTGgctgtttaataattaaatatattgatTTATGGTGATTTTGAGACACCCCATTTCTTATCAACATAGATCAAAGAAAGTAATCTTCAAACATTCTAACCACAACAACCACGTCTAACAGCACCCCATTAGTCACAAACAGCAATCGATGGACAATTAATATAATAGACAACAAAACCCAATTgtataaactttatttttgctttttaattctaaatcccatcattaaaggtaagaaaaggtCTCCACTCCACTCATACACAAATATGCCATAAACAAAATGAAattattatgttatattatatactaGTTTGTCATAATTAATCTGAAATGAACTTTTGCTATTAATTTTGTCAAAAATAAACTATTGCAGTCTGAATGTCGTACGTCGGTCTAAATTGTCGTAAATTATGTTACGCGTCAAATTAAGCAAGGAACGTCTCACATGTCACAAGCGATATAGTTTTAATACTTTTATTAGTACtgcataattttaattttaatatatagtatctatacattttatataaCAAGTATTTTAAAGTTAGGCAAGAATTTCGGTTTCAaaagaataattattttaaataatgcgaCACCCCTCTGtcgaaaataatatgaaataatGCAATTTTAGCAAGTAATATTAAAACAACTAATGTCTAGCTCTCTTGACCaattattagtaaaataaaataaaatggtacATGATTAGTATTAATGGCAACATGCATTATCCAAGtattaaatttgtattttttttaattaattaattatgagtaAGGTAGGGAAATGGGACCTATTCCTTTGGAGAGAGCGTTAGGTATGAAGTCCAACCCAAGTCATCAGTACCTCCTCTCTCCCTCCCATCCCATCTTCTAGTGCATGAGTTGTTTTCAAAAAGTATGCAATAGAAATGGTCAGTGGACCAAACACACTACTTACTTACTTACTCCCAAATCCCCTTTACACCAATATATAATGACTCCCAAACCGCTATTCTCAATCATCAATATCATCTTCTTCTCTTaattcttcttctctctcactctctctctctgtctttcTCCTTCATTAACCAATATGGCAAACACCAGCTTAGAGATTGGGTTGCTAATTGTATTAGTAATTTACATGGTTATGCCAATCTCTTCAGCCACGGTTTACACGGTTGGAGACACATCAGGTTGGGCAATGGGCGTGGACTACACCACTTGGACAAGTGACAAAACCTTCCTAGTTGGAGATAGCCTAGGTAAATATGTCtcactttaattaattaatttttttttacaaaatgggTCCATCTCTGTTTTTGTTATATTGTATAATAAATATGATTTATGTGTATGTAGTTTTCAACTATGGAAGTAGCCACACAGTGGACGAAGTGAGCTCAAGTGACTACAGCAGCTGCACAGTAGGGAATGCAATCACATCAGACAACACAGGAACAACCACAATCAGTCTCAAGACAACAGGTACTCATTACTTCATTTGTGGTGTAATGGGTCATTGTGGCAATGGGATGAAGTTGGCTGTCACAGTCAAATCTGGGGGTGGCTCATCATCAACCACCaccccatcatcatcatcatcttcttctggtggtggtggtggaacTAGCAGTACCACCAGCACACCAGGGGTTAGGACACCCACCTCATCATCATCTCATGATAATTCTCCGGCGGATTCATCTACAGGCCCAAGTACTGTTTTGGTGAACATGTTTGGTACTACTGTTGTGGCTGTGTTTTGTTGCTTATTTATTATTGGTCTAgttcattaattaatttgttgctATGTGTTGCTTTTCTCGTGTATTGAATTGAATTGGTTGGCAGAGTTGATCAGTTTGTACTTGTAGTAGTTTTGTTTGTACCACTacaactactactactactactataaATTACTCTGGTCAGGATAGAGGCAGTGcccttattattaatatttgctTCTACTTTTCTGTATTTAGTTTG
This window harbors:
- the LOC115699453 gene encoding blue copper protein, with the protein product MANTSLEIGLLIVLVIYMVMPISSATVYTVGDTSGWAMGVDYTTWTSDKTFLVGDSLVFNYGSSHTVDEVSSSDYSSCTVGNAITSDNTGTTTISLKTTGTHYFICGVMGHCGNGMKLAVTVKSGGGSSSTTTPSSSSSSSGGGGGTSSTTSTPGVRTPTSSSSHDNSPADSSTGPSTVLVNMFGTTVVAVFCCLFIIGLVH